The Pseudanabaena galeata CCNP1313 genome includes a region encoding these proteins:
- a CDS encoding D-alanine--D-alanine ligase family protein has protein sequence MTGISIGLKAKSPLYVGLLFGGQSGEHDVSITSAKAIASALNQNSRYKVQPFYIQRDGTWRSPDISQKVLETGKGLQDSELLTNAAFFLPTEVQQVDLWFPVLHGPNGEDGTVQGLLQLMHKPYVGNGVLASSVGMDKIAMKAIFANAGLPQVKYVALNRWQWQQDEQAWSEHIEATLGYPCFVKPSNLGSSVGISKVRDRQQLQEAIASATSYDPRIIIEQGVTAREIECAVLGNEQPQASAIGEITFTSDFYDYETKYTAGLADLIIPSKLPDNVTQAVQSMAVKAFQTVAGSGLARVDFFYVEATGTVLINEINTFPGFTSLSMYPKLWEYSGIPFTELCDRLVELALEKHI, from the coding sequence ATGACAGGTATATCGATAGGTTTGAAAGCGAAATCCCCTCTCTATGTCGGTTTGTTATTTGGTGGACAATCAGGCGAACATGATGTGTCAATTACATCTGCAAAAGCGATCGCTTCAGCCCTCAATCAAAACTCTCGATACAAAGTTCAACCCTTCTACATTCAGCGTGATGGAACATGGCGCAGTCCTGATATCTCTCAAAAGGTTTTAGAAACTGGCAAAGGTTTACAAGATTCAGAATTATTAACCAATGCTGCTTTTTTCCTGCCAACGGAAGTTCAACAAGTCGATCTTTGGTTCCCTGTTTTGCATGGACCAAATGGAGAAGATGGAACGGTGCAGGGACTATTGCAATTGATGCATAAGCCCTATGTCGGTAATGGGGTGCTTGCCTCTTCGGTGGGAATGGATAAGATCGCGATGAAGGCAATTTTTGCGAATGCGGGTTTGCCTCAGGTTAAGTATGTAGCGCTGAACCGTTGGCAATGGCAGCAGGACGAGCAGGCTTGGAGTGAACATATTGAAGCTACTCTTGGCTATCCCTGCTTTGTGAAACCGTCAAATCTTGGCTCATCGGTGGGAATTTCTAAAGTACGCGATCGCCAACAGTTACAGGAGGCGATCGCTAGTGCCACCAGTTACGATCCGCGCATTATTATTGAGCAAGGTGTAACTGCTCGCGAAATTGAATGTGCAGTTCTTGGTAATGAACAACCCCAAGCTTCCGCGATCGGTGAGATTACTTTTACAAGTGATTTTTACGACTACGAAACTAAGTACACCGCAGGGCTGGCAGATCTGATCATTCCCAGCAAGTTGCCTGACAACGTAACTCAAGCGGTGCAATCAATGGCGGTGAAAGCTTTTCAAACTGTGGCAGGTTCAGGTTTAGCCAGAGTTGATTTCTTTTATGTAGAAGCCACGGGAACGGTTTTAATTAATGAAATCAATACTTTCCCTGGATTTACATCGTTAAGTATGTATCCCAAGTTATGGGAATATTCGGGAATTCCGTTTACAGAACTATGCGATCGGCTCGTAGAGTTGGC
- a CDS encoding ABC transporter substrate-binding protein produces the protein MLHTFQKQLNRILLIAVSTALLAACNSAPSTTGTTSGDKTAAPTTDSSPQASSTDKKEKQKIRVQLPFLKQSLDAPLIWAIEKGYFAEEGLDVSYERGFGNADTISKLGTGKYDIAFSDLYNAMEFNDKNPNDKILAVAFYQNKAPFSIITFKDKGINTPADLVGKKLGAPAGDGPRKLFPLFAKEVKISPDSVTWDTMEPKLRETFLLQGKVDAVSGFFTSVIPSLIKGGKTMDDLQIFFYSDFGLDFYGNGILVKQDFMTKNPEAIKSFLKAYFRGMQEVVKDPSAALDLVISTDQSKLMDRDAEKLRLKLALERMYVTPELEAAGFGGVDMKRLEKSITQTVEGFNLKPVTSADVFTDKFLPPKEQRMVPPASDRKPLL, from the coding sequence ATGCTTCACACCTTTCAGAAACAGTTAAATAGAATTCTCCTTATTGCCGTCTCAACAGCTTTGCTTGCTGCTTGTAATTCTGCACCATCAACTACAGGCACAACTTCTGGAGACAAGACTGCTGCTCCTACTACTGATTCGTCTCCCCAAGCTAGTAGTACAGACAAAAAGGAAAAACAAAAGATTCGTGTACAATTGCCCTTTTTGAAACAAAGTCTTGACGCTCCTTTGATTTGGGCGATCGAAAAGGGCTACTTTGCTGAAGAAGGGTTGGATGTCAGTTATGAACGTGGGTTCGGTAACGCTGACACGATCAGTAAGCTTGGTACTGGCAAGTATGATATTGCCTTTAGCGATCTCTACAATGCGATGGAATTCAATGACAAGAATCCTAATGACAAGATCCTTGCAGTAGCCTTTTATCAAAACAAAGCTCCTTTTTCGATCATTACTTTCAAAGACAAAGGGATTAATACACCTGCTGATTTAGTTGGTAAGAAGCTTGGTGCACCCGCAGGTGATGGACCTCGCAAACTTTTTCCACTTTTTGCTAAGGAAGTAAAGATTTCACCTGATTCGGTAACTTGGGATACGATGGAACCAAAGTTACGTGAAACCTTCTTGCTTCAAGGTAAAGTTGATGCTGTTAGTGGATTTTTTACTTCAGTTATTCCCTCATTGATCAAGGGAGGGAAGACTATGGATGATCTACAAATCTTCTTCTATAGTGATTTTGGTTTGGATTTCTATGGCAATGGAATTTTGGTTAAACAAGATTTTATGACCAAAAACCCTGAGGCTATTAAATCATTCCTTAAAGCTTACTTCCGTGGTATGCAGGAAGTCGTCAAAGACCCCAGTGCCGCTCTTGATCTAGTTATTTCTACAGATCAAAGTAAGTTGATGGATCGAGATGCCGAGAAACTTCGCCTGAAATTGGCACTTGAACGGATGTACGTGACTCCAGAATTGGAAGCCGCAGGGTTTGGAGGCGTAGACATGAAACGCCTCGAAAAGAGTATTACGCAGACAGTTGAAGGGTTCAATTTGAAACCTGTTACTTCTGCCGATGTTTTTACAGATAAGTTCTTACCTCCTAAAGAGCAACGCATGGTTCCTCCTGCTAGCGATCGCAAACCACTGCTTTAA
- a CDS encoding ABC transporter ATP-binding protein has protein sequence MVQPLTSTSTEANVSSTPLLEFDHIGLEYPFGESIRRIIQEVSLSVQPGEFVTFVGPSGCGKTSILRMVSGLSPTKIGELRCHGQAVTKPLKNVGIAFQNPVLLPWRRTIDNVLLPLEIVSPYKRDFKVNHARYLEMAQKLLQAVGLKDFQQQFPWQLSGGMRQRASLCRSLIHQPEILLLDEPFGALDAFTREEMWVMLQTLWMEAKCVGILITHDLREAVFLSDTVYVMSPRPSEIAFKLKIDLPRPRTLEMCLSDEFAHLAAELRRHIHKS, from the coding sequence ATGGTACAGCCTTTAACTTCTACATCCACTGAAGCCAATGTTTCTTCTACGCCCTTGCTAGAATTTGATCATATTGGTTTGGAATATCCATTTGGTGAATCGATACGTCGCATCATTCAGGAAGTATCTCTCAGCGTTCAACCTGGGGAATTTGTCACATTTGTTGGTCCAAGTGGATGTGGTAAAACCTCAATTTTAAGAATGGTTTCGGGATTAAGTCCGACCAAAATTGGTGAGTTGCGTTGTCATGGACAGGCTGTGACTAAGCCCCTTAAAAATGTTGGTATCGCGTTCCAAAATCCTGTGCTGCTTCCTTGGCGACGCACAATTGATAATGTTTTATTGCCTCTAGAAATAGTATCTCCCTACAAACGAGACTTTAAGGTTAATCATGCGCGATATTTAGAGATGGCGCAAAAACTCTTGCAAGCAGTGGGCTTAAAGGACTTTCAGCAGCAATTTCCTTGGCAATTATCAGGAGGAATGCGTCAGAGAGCGTCTCTATGTCGTTCCTTGATTCACCAACCTGAGATTTTGCTATTAGATGAACCCTTTGGCGCACTAGATGCCTTTACCCGTGAAGAAATGTGGGTGATGCTCCAAACCCTTTGGATGGAGGCAAAGTGTGTTGGGATTCTGATTACTCACGATTTGCGTGAGGCAGTATTTCTATCTGACACAGTGTATGTGATGAGTCCTAGACCCAGTGAGATTGCCTTCAAGCTAAAAATCGATCTGCCCCGTCCGAGAACCTTAGAGATGTGCCTCAGTGACGAATTCGCACATCTCGCCGCCGAGTTGCGTCGCCATATTCATAAAAGCTAA
- a CDS encoding ABC transporter permease, whose translation MQGTIESARRSPKKFDLDAFLNTKLATIILPAIATVVLFLVWELAVWLLKIQPFNLPAPSKILEAAIKFAPQLTENSLRTVWTTFAGFAIASLVGVVLGFLIGYSKFIYLTFYPLLVAFNTIPKSALVPLLAVWFGANAIPAIVTAFLLAFFPIAVNVALGLETIEPEMKDVLYALGATDFEIFQKVGWPHTLPYVFASLKIAVSFSFIGAVIAESIASNAGLGYLIVQAASDFNVPLAFAALIALAILGVMLYALFVAIEKKVIYWAR comes from the coding sequence ATGCAAGGAACTATTGAGAGTGCAAGGCGATCGCCTAAAAAGTTTGATCTTGACGCTTTTTTAAACACGAAATTAGCAACGATTATTTTGCCCGCGATCGCTACCGTTGTGCTTTTTTTGGTCTGGGAATTAGCAGTATGGCTCTTGAAGATTCAGCCTTTTAATTTACCTGCTCCTTCCAAAATTTTAGAAGCTGCCATTAAATTTGCCCCACAGCTTACAGAAAACTCTTTGCGAACAGTCTGGACAACCTTTGCGGGTTTTGCGATCGCGAGCTTAGTTGGTGTAGTTCTAGGTTTTCTGATTGGTTATTCCAAATTTATTTACTTAACTTTCTATCCATTACTAGTTGCTTTTAATACAATTCCCAAATCTGCACTAGTACCACTACTAGCGGTCTGGTTTGGGGCTAATGCTATTCCTGCGATCGTCACTGCTTTTTTGCTTGCGTTCTTCCCAATTGCGGTTAACGTTGCTCTGGGACTAGAAACGATTGAGCCTGAGATGAAGGATGTTTTGTATGCCTTGGGTGCAACTGATTTTGAGATTTTCCAAAAGGTGGGCTGGCCACATACGTTACCCTACGTATTCGCCTCTCTCAAAATTGCTGTTTCCTTCTCCTTTATTGGCGCTGTAATTGCAGAGTCGATCGCTTCTAATGCGGGTTTAGGTTATCTGATCGTCCAAGCAGCGTCTGACTTCAATGTACCTCTAGCCTTTGCGGCGCTGATAGCCCTTGCAATTTTAGGTGTAATGCTCTATGCCCTATTTGTAGCCATTGAGAAAAAAGTCATTTACTGGGCAAGATAA
- the era gene encoding GTPase Era: MIPESGEGFKSGFVALVGRPNVGKSTLLNALIGQKIAITSPVAQTTRNRLRGILTLPEAQIVLVDTPGIHKPHHLLGQTIVKNAIGAISSVDMTVLLVDGSDRMGTGDRFVAETILQSKVPTILGINKIDILNDDSGDTFTGYESFAEEHGWQVAKFSSVTGEGLEALQTMMCDRLPLGPYYYPPDLVTDQPERFIMGELIREQILLLTREEIPHSVAISIDQVDEQPKITRVMATIHVERDSQKGILIGKKGQMLKEIGTQARLQMQKMIMGSVHLEMFVKVQPKWRSSRFQLSDLGYRVE; the protein is encoded by the coding sequence ATGATTCCAGAATCGGGCGAAGGTTTTAAATCGGGCTTTGTAGCATTAGTAGGACGACCAAATGTCGGCAAGTCTACACTGCTCAACGCCCTCATCGGTCAAAAGATTGCGATCACTTCCCCTGTTGCTCAAACTACACGCAACCGCCTACGCGGGATTTTGACATTGCCTGAAGCCCAAATTGTCCTTGTTGATACCCCTGGAATTCACAAACCCCACCATTTACTTGGTCAAACCATTGTCAAAAATGCGATCGGTGCGATCTCTTCAGTGGATATGACAGTTTTGCTGGTTGATGGTAGCGATCGCATGGGAACAGGCGATCGCTTTGTTGCCGAAACAATCTTACAGAGCAAGGTTCCGACGATTTTAGGTATCAATAAAATCGATATTCTTAATGACGATTCGGGGGATACCTTTACGGGTTATGAGAGCTTTGCTGAGGAGCATGGTTGGCAAGTTGCTAAGTTCTCATCGGTCACGGGGGAAGGATTAGAAGCCTTGCAGACAATGATGTGCGATCGTTTGCCCCTTGGACCCTATTATTATCCACCTGATTTAGTCACCGATCAGCCTGAGCGCTTCATTATGGGTGAGCTAATTCGTGAACAGATTCTCTTGCTTACTCGCGAAGAGATTCCGCATTCTGTGGCGATCAGTATTGATCAAGTGGATGAACAGCCAAAAATCACAAGGGTAATGGCGACAATTCATGTGGAGCGAGATTCACAGAAGGGAATTCTCATTGGCAAGAAGGGACAAATGCTGAAGGAGATTGGGACTCAGGCAAGATTGCAAATGCAGAAGATGATTATGGGTTCTGTGCATTTGGAAATGTTTGTTAAAGTTCAACCTAAATGGCGCTCATCAAGGTTTCAACTATCAGATCTTGGCTATCGCGTAGAATAA